A section of the Humulus lupulus chromosome 2, drHumLupu1.1, whole genome shotgun sequence genome encodes:
- the LOC133817322 gene encoding citrate synthase, glyoxysomal, whose protein sequence is MSRVTTAELPITARSRLAVLSAHLAAVSFEPNDLSSSLDPLCVSSQTIVQPPGNLKGSLSIVDERTGRKYQVQVSEEGTIKATDLKKITTGGNDKGLKLYDPGYLNTAPVRSSICYIDGDEGILRYRGYPIEELAESSTYLEVAYCLMYGNLPSQSQLANWEFAISQHSALPQGVLDIIHAMPHDAHPMGVVVSAMSALSVFHPDANPALKGQDLYRSKQVRDKQIARILGKAPTIAAAAYLRLAGRPPVLPSSTLSYSENFLYMLDSLGNRSYKPNPRLARVLDILFVLHAEHEMNCSTAAARHLASSGVDVYTALAGAVGALYGPLHGGANEAVLKMLTEIGSVENIPEFIEGVKNRKRKMSGFGHRVYKNYDPRAKVIKNLAEEVFSIVGRDPLIEVAISLEKAALSDEYFVKRRLYPNVDFYSGLIYRAMGFPTEFFPVLFAIPRMAGYLAHWRESLDDPDTKIMRPQEVYTGVWLRHYTPLKERLATEEKADSLGQVSVSNASKRRLAGSKV, encoded by the exons atgtcaaGAGTCACCACCGCCGAGTTGCCAATCACAGCTCGGAGCCGCTTGGCCGTACTCTCAGCTCATCTAGCCGCTGTTTCCTTCGAACCCAATGACCTCTCCTCATCTCTCGACCCACTCTGCGTCTCCTCTCAGACCATCGTCCAACCGCCTGGGAACCTCAAGGGTTCCTTGTCCATCGTTGACGAGAGAACCGGTAGGAAGTACCAGGTCCAGGTCTCCGAAGAAGGAACCATCAAAGCCACTGATCTCAAGAAG ATAACGACAGGAGGAAATGACAAGGGGCTCAAGTTATATGACCCTGGCTATCTTAACACAGCCCCTGTTCGATCATCGATTTGTTATATTGATGGTGATGAAGGAATCCTTAGATATAGGGGCTACCCAATAGAGGAATTGGCTGAGAGCAGTACCTATTTGGAAGTGGCCTATTGCTTAA TGTACGGGAATTTGCCTTCTCAAAGTCAGTTAGCAAACTGGGAATTTGCTATTTCTCAGCATTCAGCCTTACCTCAGGGAGTATTG GATATCATACATGCAATGCCTCATGATGCACATCCTATGGGTGTGGTTGTCAGTGCAATGAGTGCTCTTTCAGTATTTCACCCTGATGCCAACCCTGCCCTTAAA GGTCAAGATCTTTATCGGTCGAAACAAGTCAGAGACAAACAAATAGCACGTATTCTTGGGAAG GCACCAACAATTGCAGCAGCTGCTTATTTGAGGCTGGCAGGAAGACCTCCAGTTCTACCTTCTAGCACTCTCTCTTACTCGGAGAACTTCTTATACATGCTAGATTCATT AGGCAATAGATCGTATAAACCCAATCCTCGACTAGCTAGAGTTCTAGACATTCTCTTCGTACTGCATGCAGAACATGAAATGAACTGCTCCACAGCAGCTGCCCGGCATCTTGCATCAAG TGGTGTTGATGTTTACACTGCTCTTGCTGGTGCTGTTGGAGCACTGTATGGCCCCCTTCATGGTGGAGCAAATGAG GCTGTGCTTAAGATGCTAACTGAGATTGGTTCTGTTGAGAACATACCAGAGTTCATCGAGGGTGTGAAGAACAG GAAGCGAAAGATGTCAGGTTTTGGGCATCGAGTGTACAAAAACTATGATCCCAGAGCAAAGGTTATTAAAAATCTGGCAGAGGAAGTATTTTCAATTGTTGGTCGTGATCCCCTCATCGAG GTGGCTATTTCTCTGGAGAAGGCTGCACTGTCGGATGAGTATTTCGTTAAGAGAAGGCTATATCCAAATGTTGATTTCTACTCTGGTTTAATATATAG GGCAATGGGATTTCCGACTGAATTTTTCCCGGTCTTGTTTGCAATCCCTCGAATGGCTGGGTACCTGGCCCACTGGAGGGAGTCCCTGGATGATCCTGATACAAAGATAATGAGACCACAAGAG GTTTACACTGGGGTGTGGTTGAGGCACTATACGCCACTAAAAGAACGGTTGGCAACAGAGGAAAAGGCAGATAGTCTTGGACAGGTCTCCGTTTCAAATGCTTCTAAGCGTCGACTAGCTGGATCTAAAGTTTAA
- the LOC133817323 gene encoding V-type proton ATPase subunit D produces MAGQNQRLNVVPTVTMLGVMKARLVGATRGHALLKKKSDALTVQFRTILKKIVSTKEAMGDVMKTSSFALTEAKYVAGENIKHIVLENVQTASLKVRSRQENIAGVKLPKFDYFTEGETKNDLTGLARGGQQIQLCRAAYVKAIEVLVELASLQTSFLTLDEAIKTTNRRVNALENVVKPRIENTITYIKGELDELEREDFFRLKKIQGYKKRELERQMAAAKNFSEEQAAEQISLKRGISLHAAHNMLSGAAEKDEDVIF; encoded by the coding sequence ATGGCTGGGCAAAATCAGCGATTGAATGTAGTTCCAACTGTTACTATGCTGGGAGTTATGAAAGCACGTCTTGTTGGTGCAACAAGAGGCCATGCTCTTCTCAAGAAAAAGAGTGATGCTTTAACTGTGCAGTTTCGTACGATTCTGAAAAAGATAGTGTCAACGAAAGAAGCTATGGGAGATGTGATGAAAACTTCATCGTTTGCGCTAACTGAGGCCAAATACGTTGCCGGTGAGAACATCAAGCACATTGTCCTGGAGAATGTTCAAACTGCATCTCTTAAAGTTCGATCAAGGCAAGAGAACATTGCTGGTGTTAAGCTTCCGAAGTTTGATTATTTTACTGAGGGTGAGACCAAGAATGACCTCACCGGATTGGCCCGTGGTGGACAACAGATCCAACTGTGCCGTGCTGCTTATGTGAAAGCAATTGAGGTTCTTGTTGAGCTTGCCTCACTTCAAACATCATTTTTAACTCTCGATGAAGCAATCAAGACAACAAATCGCCGTGTTAATGCTTTGGAGAATGTTGTGAAACCGAGAATAGAGAATACCATAACTTATATCAAGGGAGAGTTGGATGAGCTGGAAAGGGAAGATTTCTTCAGGTTAAAGAAGATTCAGGGCTATAAGAAAAGGGAACTTGAGAGACAGATGGCAGCTGCCAAGAACTTTTCTGAGGAGCAGGCTGCAGAGCAGATTTCTCTTAAGAGAGGAATTTCACTTCATGCAGCTCACAACATGTTGTCTGGTGCCGCAGAGAAGGATGAAGATGTAATTTTCTGA
- the LOC133817324 gene encoding uncharacterized protein LOC133817324: protein MVIGKRKPTSLVDLCVYTAIDNVRYLGDVGETDLDLLDRILPHCTVDQLEHIEKSTEGRDLSSITDKLWKKFYEIKFGVENTKLVVERMRQKKVVFKWMQLYEAKMKDAAEAQNKACDRIAQLYKKENARKQSRQVQLCTKVPPSSKRSFFGGSGPGYNVSNVKSNIMKKAKLDFLKCNEVKNIAAMKRNAVQTNHGASPSKKPGAYSGKDVASTSKHTKPVPRRF from the exons ATGGTCATTGGGAAAAGGAAGCCTACTTCTTTGGTTGATCTGTGTGTTTATACAGCTATAGATAATGTGAGGTACCTCGGAGATGTTGGTGAAACAGATTTGGATCTCCTTGATCGAATACTACCCCATTGTACAGTTGACCAATTGGAGCATATAGAGAAGAGTACAGAA GGAAGAGATCTGAGTTCAATAACTGATAAGTTGTGGAAGAAATTCTATGAAATAAAGTTTGGTGTTGAGAACACTAAGCTTGTTGTTGAGAGGATGAGGCAGAAAAAAGTGGTATTTAAATGGATGCAATTGTATGAG GCAAAAATGAAGGATGCAGCTGAGGCGCAAAATAAAGCTTGTGATCGAATTGCACAACTATATAAGAAAGAAAATGCCA GAAAACAAAGTCGACAAGTTCAACTCTGCACAAAGGTTCCTCCATCGAGCAAAAGAAGCTTCTTTGGAG GCAGTGGACCTGGCTATAACGTTTCCAACGTGAAGAGCAACATTATGAAGAAAGCAAAATTAGATTTTCTTAAGTG TAATGAGGTAAAAAATATTGCAGCTATGAAGAGAAATGCTGTACAGACAAATCATGG TGCCTCTCCCAGTAAGAAGCCAGGTGCATATTCTGGGAAAGATGTAGCTTCAACTTCCAAACACACCAAGCCTGTACCAAGGAGATTTTAG